The following coding sequences are from one Musa acuminata AAA Group cultivar baxijiao chromosome BXJ2-4, Cavendish_Baxijiao_AAA, whole genome shotgun sequence window:
- the LOC135610263 gene encoding F-box protein At5g51380-like, with amino-acid sequence MYQAHYHNRLRSWPNTWFAAAAVDKPLKHVVFKMQLSDQTPTIEDPAPRQRHGGAGAGADLTALFSDELLLRILAAVPDPLRLPASLVCKRWLRLVGRLRHSLTLLDWSFLDRGRLFLRFPDLAELDLVPGSFASPSSVAARGRVLLSWGPFSVTVDTNADSPVGECCFLDPDVIDRGLETVARSCPGLRKLSLVASDSEAGLMAIAGGCDTMQELELHRCSDLALRPIFAFKNLQILRLVGSVDGLYCGPRVTDIGLTILAHGCKRLVKLELSGCEGSYDGISAIGRCCMMLEELTISDHRMGDGWLAALSFCGNLKTLRMQSCRRIDADPGPSEHLGTCPAIETLQMQRCQLRDKRSLQALFMVCEAVRDVVFENCWGLDSNMFALVSICRRVKFLSLEGCSLVTTEGFESVVLSWMDLQRLTVISCNNIKDGEVSPALSSLFPVLKELKWRPDSKSALAGTGMAKKGARFFRRL; translated from the exons ATGTACCAGGCCCACTACCACAACCGCCTGAGGAGCTGGCCTAACACTTGGTTCGCTGCCGCCGCCGTTGACAAACCCCTCAAGCATGTGGTCTTCAAGATGCAGCTCAGTGACCAAACCCCTACCATAGAAGATCCCGCGCCGCGTCAGCGGCACGGcggcgccggcgccggcgccgACCTCACCGCGCTGTTCTCCGACGAGCTCCTCCTCCGCATCCTCGCTGCCGTACCGGACCCCCTCCGCCTCCCCGCCTCCCTCGTCTGCAAGCGATGGCTCCGCCTCGTCGGCCGCCTGCGCCACTCCCTTACCCTCCTCGACTGGTCCTTCCTCGACCGCGGCCGCCTCTTCCTCCGCTTCCCCGACCTCGCTGAGCTCGACCTCGTCCCTGGCTCCTTCGCGTCCCCTTCGTCCGTAGCTGCCAGGGGCCGCGTCCTGCTTTCCTGGGGTCCTTTCTCTGTCACGGTCGACACCAACGCCGACTCTCCTGTAGGTGAGTGCTGCTTCCTCGACCCGGACGTCATCGATCGCGGCCTCGAGACCGTCGCCCGCAGCTGCCCTGGCCTTCGGAAGCTCTCCCTCGTCGCCAGTGACTCGGAGGCCGGCCTCATGGCGATCGCTGGAGGGTGCGACACTATGCAGGAGCTGGAGCTCCATCGGTGTTCCGACCTCGCCCTCCGCCCCATCTTCGCCTTCAAGAACCTCCAGATACTGCGGCTGGTGGGATCCGTTGACGGGCTCTACTGCGGGCCTCGCGTCACCGACATTGGGCTCACCATACTGGCCCATGGGTGCAAGCGGCTGGTGAAGCTGGAGCTCAGTGGGTGTGAGGGTAGCTACGACGGGATCTCTGCCATAGGGCGGTGCTGCATGATGCTTGAGGAATTGACGATCTCCGACCACCGGATGGGCGATGGTTGGCTGGCGGCGTTATCCTTCTGCGGAAACCTGAAGACGCTGAGAATGCAGAGCTGTAGGAGGATAGATGCTGATCCAGGGCCATCGGAGCACCTCGGGACATGCCCGGCCATCGAGACGCTGCAGATGCAGCGGTGCCAGCTGCGGGATAAAAGAAGCTTACAAGCACTATTTATGGTGTGCGAGGCAGTTAGGGATGTTGTGTTTGAAAATTGTTGGGGGTTGGACAGCAACATGTTCGCGCTTGTGAGCATTTGCAG GAGGGTGAAGTTTCTCTCATTGGAAGGATGCTCGCTTGTAACAACTGAAGGTTTCGAGTCGGTAGTtctatcctggatggatttgcagAGACTCACCGTCATCTCGTGCAACAATATAAAGGATGGCGAAGTATCTCCTGCTCTATCAAGCCTGTTCCCAGTCCTCAAAGAGTTAAAGTGGCGACCAGATAGTAAATCTGCCCTTGCAGGGACCGGCATGGCGAAGAAGGGTGCGAGATTTTTCAGAAGGTTGTGA